In Juglans regia cultivar Chandler chromosome 13, Walnut 2.0, whole genome shotgun sequence, the following proteins share a genomic window:
- the LOC109010703 gene encoding pentatricopeptide repeat-containing protein At2g15980, with translation MLHVVGLSLSTVFSMAISVLKRILFLTPKHKSLSFGSSSSPSLPSDQSKSLIETVVSILTQQRSKSRWSHLYSLYPDGFHPNDFSQITLLLKNNPHLALRFFLWTQHKSLCNHNLLTYSTIIHILARGRLKSRAQALIRTAIRLSAEDNLVPNPLKVFESLVKTYTSCGSAPFVFDLLVQACLETKKIDPATEIVRMLRSRGINPKVITLNFLISRVSRCRGGNAGYEVYREVFGLGGEENEVKAKRTFRVRPNVHTFNALMVGFYQDGLIEMVEMIWNEMARYDCVPNGYSYGLLIAAYCDEGRMGKAEELWEEMKVKEVEADVVGYNTMIGGFCKIGEIEKAEEIFKEMGLNGVDSSCATYEHLVNGYCSVGDVDSALLVYEDMCRKGFRPEASTLDVMIGGLCVNGRVDEALEILRDGVEHFGLVAKGKSYETLIKGLCEDGKMEEAFKLQAEMVGKGFQPNLEVYGAFTYGYIKSGNEGMAEVLRKEMLEMQMHEKEI, from the coding sequence ATGCTACATGtcgttggtctctctctctcaaccgtGTTTTCGATGGCCATTTCAGTACTGAAACGCATTCTCTTCTTAACCCCCAAACACAAATCCCTCTCCTTCGGCTCCTCGTCCTCCCCCTCATTACCCTCCGATCAGTCCAAATCTCTAATAGAAACCGTTGTTTCGATTCTCACCCAGCAGCGCTCGAAGTCCCGGTGGAGCCACCTCTACTCTCTCTACCCCGACGGCTTCCATCCAAATGACTTTTCCCAAATAACGCTCCTCCTCAAGAACAATCCCCACCTTGCCCTCCGCTTCTTCCTCTGGACCCAGCACAAGTCCCTCTGCAACCACAATCTCCTCACCTATTCCACCATCATCCACATCCTTGCCCGGGGCCGCCTCAAATCGCGAGCCCAAGCCCTCATTCGGACCGCCATTCGTCTGTCCGCAGAAGATAACCTGGTACCGAATCCACTGAAGGTGTTTGAGAGCCTTGTTAAGACATATACATCGTGTGGGTCTGCTCCGTTTGTGTTCGATTTGTTGGTTCAAGCTTGTTTGGAGACGAAAAAGATCGACCCGGCCACTGAGATTGTGAGGATGTTAAGGTCTCGTGGGATAAACCCGAAAGTTATTACCTTGAATTTCTTGATTTCGCGGGTCTCGAGGTGTCGAGGAGGAAACGCCGGGTACGAGGTTTATAGGGAGGTTTTTGGGTTAGGGGGCGAAGAAAATGAGGTAAAGGCGAAAAGGACTTTTAGAGTTAGGCCAAATGTTCATACTTTTAATGCGTTAATGGTGGGTTTTTATCAGGATGGTTTGATTGAGATGGTGGAGATGATTTGGAACGAAATGGCGAGATATGACTGTGTTCCAAATGGTTATAGTTATGGCCTTTTGATCGCAGCCTATTGCGACGAAGGGAGGATGGGAAAGGCTGAGGAGTTGTGGGAGGAGATGAAAGTTAAGGAAGTGGAGGCTGATGTTGTCGGTTATAATACTATGATTGGTGGGTTTTGCAAGATTGGAGAGATTGAGAAAGCTGAGGAGATTTTTAAAGAGATGGGATTGAATGGGGTGGATAGTAGCTGTGCAACTTATGAGCATCTTGTCAATGGGTATTGTAGTGTTGGGGATGTCGATTCAGCACTGCTTGTCTATGAGGATATGTGTAGAAAGGGTTTTAGGCCTGAGGCTTCAACGCTTGATGTGATGATTGGAGGACTTTGTGTTAATGGAAGGGTTGATGAGGCTTTGGAGATTCTGAGGGATGGAGTGGAGCATTTTGGTTTGGTGGCAAAGGGGAAGAGTTATGAGACTTTGATAAAGGGGTTGTGCGAGGATGGGAAGATGGAGGAAGCATTCAAGCTTCAGGCGGAGATGGTGGGTAAAGGGTTTCAACCGAATTTGGAGGTATATGGTGCTTTTACTTACGGGTATATTAAATCAGGGAATGAGGGTATGGCAGAAGTGTTGAGGAAGGAAATGTTGGAAATGCAGATGCATGAGAAAGAGATTTGA
- the LOC109010705 gene encoding uncharacterized protein LOC109010705: MRYNEISHFSHPQHTLKFEYTEFPFKCDGCKEVGIGSRYKCCICDFDLHMHCAVPSPTIYHPFYTKCSFQFLSHPPGNTPRYCNACEKDVKGFVYHCKTCGFDLHPCCAKLPMVLDDGEVKLYLYKKVCASCHKCGRKGRSWSYRSTCKKYNLHVACVREMLMESWPDIYVGRGKSRNLETRIPSLKNTLQTHHHRSKGKVKKCCEMAGLAVQFVISAVLGDPTTLIAGVIGSMMSRA; this comes from the coding sequence ATGAGATACAATGAAATATCCCACTTCAGTCACCCCCAACATACTCTCAAATTTGAGTACACAGAATTCCCATTCAAATGTGATGGCTGCAAGGAGGTGGGCATAGGCTCACGCTATAAATGTTGCATATGCGACTTCGACCTCCACATGCACTGTGCAGTGCCTTCCCCTACTATCTACCACCCTTTCTACACCAAATGCTCGTTCCAGTTCCTCTCGCACCCGCCGGGCAACACCCCCCGCTACTGCAATGCATGCGAAAAGGACGTCAAGGGTTTTGTGTACCACTGCAAGACCTGCGGGTTTGATCTCCACCCATGTTGCGCCAAGCTCCCCATGGTGCTCGATGATGGGGAAGTTAAGCTCTATCTGTATAAGAAAGTATGCGCATCGTGCCACAAGTGTGGGCGGAAAGGGCGGAGCTGGAGCTATAGGTCTACATGCAAGAAGTACAATTTGCATGTGGCATGTGTGAGGGAGATGCTCATGGAAAGTTGGCCGGATATATATGTTGGACGTGGGAAAAGCAGGAACTTGGAGACCAGAATTCCTAGCTTAAAGAATACGCTTCAGACCCATCACCATCGGAGCAAAGGTAAGGTGAAAAAGTGTTGTGAGATGGCTGGGCTGGCGGTGCAGTTTGTTATATCGGCGGTGCTAGGGGACCCGACGACTCTGATTGCCGGAGTTATAGGGTCCATGATGTCTCGAGCATga
- the LOC109010707 gene encoding plastid division protein PDV2 has translation MEEEGIGLVLARATELRFKISNCIHKATSTPSHGPEQEDGNKQGGEGQEEEEEEEEAEEEEMERLLNISDALQSLETQLSSLQTLQQQQRYEREVALAEIENSRKMLLDKLKEYKGKDLEVIHEASAFACETVEHNNDLQLPPYPSRPPKNSLHLENGYLTQYPSTCKPVRNGTITSDPTNEAKKSISELEKSQKQTGTGSQGSRKGLGFFISAASKTVITLVGVVSVLSMSGFGPNFAKKEDIFKVLGLSRQPAADERRSGAQCPPGKVLVVENGEARCLVKERVEVPFSSVVAKPDVNYGCVTCGLEDAKCKIPYTCTTQIQMTMNTLEGRGFTEEQEALVVKSWTAMKPNSGELGLKFFLKIFEIAPSAQKLFSFLKDSDVPVERNPKLKSHAKIVFLMTCESAVQLRKAGKVTLRESSLKKMGSVHFEHGVVDEHYEVTKFALLETIKEAVPEMWSPETKNAWGEAYDQLVAAIKSEMKPSS, from the exons ATGGAGGAAGAGGGAATTGGGTTGGTACTGGCTAGAGCCACAGAGCTTCGATTCAAAATCAGCAATTGCATCCACAAGGCTACCTCTACTCCAAGCCACGGCCCTGAACAAGAAGATGGAAACAAACAAGGAGGAGAaggacaagaagaagaagaggaagaagaagaagcagaagaggaagaaatggaAAGGCTTTTGAACATTTCCGATGCCCTCCAATCCCTCGAGACTCAGCTCTCTTCCTTGCAG ACTttgcaacaacaacaacgatATGAAAGAGAAGTGGCCCTTGCTGAGATTGAAAATAGCCGTAAGATGTTACTTGATAAGCTCAAGGAGTACAAAGGGAAGGATTTGGAAGTAATACATGAAGCTTCTGCGTTTGCTTGTGAAACAGTAGAACACAACAATGATCTTCAGCTTCCTCCATATCCAAGCCGCCCTCCAAAGAACTCCCTTCACCTAGAGAATGGCTACCTAACACAGTACCCTTCCACATGTAAGCCTGTACGAAATGGAACAATCACCAGTGATCCAACAAATGAAGCGAAGAAGAGTATCAGCGAGTTAGAAAAAAGTCAAAAGCAAACTGGGACCGGGTCCCAAGGTTCTAGGAAAGGGTTGGGATTTTTCATTAGTGCAGCAAGCAAGACGGTGATTACTCTTGTTGGTGTGGTATCTGTATTAAGCATGTCTGGTTTTGGGCCTAATTTTGCGAAAAAAGAAGacattttcaaagttttgggcCTGTCTCGGCAACCAGCAGCTGACGAAAGGAgatctggtgctcaatgcccGCCTGGGAAAGTCCTAGTAGTCGAAAATGGGGAAGCTCGGTGTCTTGTTAAAGAAAGAGTTGAAGTACCATTCTCATCGGTGGTTGCAAAACCGGATGTAAACTACGGGTGTG tGACATGTGGTTTGGAAGATGCAAAATGCAAGATCCCATATACTTGCACAACCCAAATCCAGATG ACCATGAACACTTTGGAAGGAAGAGGGTTCACAGAAGAGCAAGAAGCTCTGGTGGTGAAGTCATGGACTGCAATGAAGCCGAATTCTGGGGAACTGGGTCTCAAGTTCTTCTTGAA GATATTCGAGATTGCTCCATCAGCTCAGAAGCTGTTCTCATTCTTGAAAGACTCAGATGTTCCCGTGGAACGAAACCCAAAGCTCAAGTCCCATGCCAAGATTGTCTTTCTCATG ACTTGTGAATCGGCAGTGCAACTTCGGAAAGCTGGCAAAGTTACTCTGAGAGAGTCAAGCTTGAAAAAAATGGGCTCTGTCCACTTCGAACATGGGGTGGTCGATGAACACTATGAG GTCACGAAGTTTGCGCTGCTCGAAACTATAAAGGAAGCAGTACCCGAAATGTGGTCTCCGGAGACGAAGAATGCGTGGGGAGAAGCTTATGATCAGTTGGTTGCTGCTATCAAATCTGAGATGAAGCCTTCCTCTTAA
- the LOC109010708 gene encoding uncharacterized protein LOC109010708, which yields MHETEWRGSSLKAFNFMEEKISRHKRSTSDPIKRKFKADRLHSILESPYQVNMEDLVKPTACIQAKKRQTMNTDIQSSLKQEVIQLQRQLQDQFEVRRALEKALSHRPLSYDATKENSIPEPAQELIKEIAVLELEVAYLEQYLLCMYRKTFNQQQSNPSNMEGRSKSTSVLHDEIIEVAEYDIMSEKDDSIIRPSHLKFPRNSIAKPLDACNDIWGTRMLMDSSIHCSHSLLSQRSVCLARTSPTKFPTKAADSYHSLPLSMLEQAQTASSNLSLAEHLGTCFSNDIPETPNWLSEELIKCISAIYCELADPPFTNNDYPSSPVAFSESLYQHSAQGQSDKWSSQCKNLSSFNSYFDNPFHFDGSKEFSGPYCTMVKVQLICREGRKLKETEYMLRKFRSLVSRLEEIDPRKMKQEEKLAFWINIHNALVMHAFLVYGIPQNNLKRISLLLKAAYNVGGHTISVDMIQSSILGCRLPRPGQWLWLLFSSRTKFKFGDARKAYAIEQPEPLLHFALCAGSYSDPAVRIYTSKRVFEELEAAKEEYIQSTFSIRKDQKILLPKIVESFAKDSGLCSADLVQMVEHFIPDTRRKSIRQCRHKRTWKGIEWTPHNFTFRYMLSKELA from the exons ATGCATGAAACAGAGTGGCGGGGTTCTAGTTTGAAAGCATTCAACTTCatggaagaaaaaatttcaagacACAAGCGTTCCACGAG TGAtccaattaaaagaaaattcaaggCAGATAGATTACATAGTATCCTTGAATCCCCTTATCAAGTTAACATG GAGGACTTGGTAAAACCTACGGCCTGTATTCAAGCCAAGAAGAGGCAAACTATGAACACTGACATTCAAAGTTCTTTGAAACAAGAG GTTATACAGCTTCAAAGACAATTACAGGACCAATTTGAAGTACGTCGTGCGTTAGAGAAGGCATTAAGTCATCGGCCTCTCTCATATGATGCTACTAAAGAAAACTCAATCCCTGAG CCTGCTCAAGAACTGATAAAGGAAATTGCAGTCTTAGAATTGGAAGTTGCGTATTTGGAACAATATCTTCTTTGTATGTATCGGAAAACATTTAATCAACAACAATCAAATCCATCCAACATGGAGGGAAGATCTAAATCGACTTCAGTCTTGCACGACGAAATTATTGAAGTGGCTGAATATGATATTATGTCGGAGAAAGACGATTCAATCATCCGCCCCAGTCATCTTAAGTTTCCTCGGAATTCAATTGCTAAACCACTAGATGCATGCAATGACATTTGGGGAACACGGATGCTAATGGATTCTAGTATTCATTGCAGCCACTCATTGCTTTCTCAGCGTTCAGTTTGTTTAGCTAGAACTTCGCCAACGAAATTTCCAACTAAAGCTGCAGACTCGTACCATTCTTTACCTTTGTCAATGCTGGAG CAAGCCCAGACTGCCTCTTCAAACTTAAGTCTGGCGGAGCATCTCGGGACATGTTTCTCCAATGATATTCCAGAGACTCCAAACTGGCTTTCTGAGGAGTTGATTAAGTGCATTTCAGCTATATATTGCGAACTTGCAGACCCACCTTTCACAAACAATGATTACCCTTCTTCGCCTGTTGCATTTTCAGAATCACTGTACCAGCATTCTGCACAAGGTCAGAGTGATAAGTGGAGCTCGCAGTGCAAGAATTTATCTTCATTCAATTCGTACTTTGATAATCCTTTCCACTTTGATGGATCAAAAGAATTCAGTGGACCTTACTGCACCATGGTAAAGGTGCAACTGATATGTAGAGAGGGTCGGAAATTAAAAGAAACTGAATATATGCTACGAAAATTTAG GTCACTTGTTTCTCGTTTGGAAGAAATTGATCCTAGAAAGATGAAACAGGAGGAGAAGCTGGCCTTTTGGATTAATATCCACAATGCACTAGTAATGCAT GCATTTTTGGTTTATGGGATTCCACAGAACAATCTTAAGAGAATTTCTTTACTACTCAAG GCTGCATATAATGTTGGGGGTCACACCATTAGTGTAGACATGATACAAAGCTCTATCCTGGGCTGTAGATTGCCTCGTCCAGGACAA TGGTTGTGGCTATTATTTTCCTCGAGGACAAAATTCAAGTTTGGAGATGCACGGAAAGCATATGCCATTGAGCAACCTGAACCTCTTCTACATTTTGCACTTTGTGCTGGCAGCTATTCTGATCCTGCG GTCCGTATATACACATCCAAGAGAGTATTTGAGGAGCTGGAGGCTGCAAAAGAAGAGTACATTCAATCAACTTTCAGCATACGTAAAGACCAGAAAATCCTTCTACCAAAGATTGTGGAGTCTTTTGCCAAGGATTCAGGTTTGTGCTCGGCTGATTTGGTGCAGATGGTTGAGCATTTCATACCTGATACTCGGAGGAAGAGCATTCGGCAGTGTCGGCACAAAAGAACCTGGAAGGGAATTGAGTGGACGCCTCACAACTTTACTTTCCGCTACATGCTTTCAAAAGAATTAGCTTAA